One Setaria viridis chromosome 7, Setaria_viridis_v4.0, whole genome shotgun sequence genomic region harbors:
- the LOC117862846 gene encoding uncharacterized protein encodes METTHKEEARAASNEVALSGPVMDEWDPWNPPYPPCRPAPDLDLKSHARLVREWYHERSEIIATSRRTNIIIPDRTPWEVNESFYEELPSLLPILEKDSVRRFLRLFSQVGLSMGWGFIITPQTFTQMVKQNALKCAKVALEGKAPELTRFRANPNCMNRHGYFPLHQAAEMFSVDMVKLLFSYGASANVRTAGAHIVEDLLPLHVAVENTCLHKYLEDNAFPDQEDLEDSQANLNYICKLIHLLCLPEMKIFLDTTRLLAENTDNLVNELWNYIKDGKLVQTAVLLLAAQEQIRGGPSCKINGSSKPEGFSIKSSRKKNGNGKQDGFSIIINRIHTRTINLVVQTETGQKKKKNKGLEMEKKLTSAALLLVRAILKVGEDLDAYIRSHPEVPHNMRVSHKEVHEHVSSILKDGGFYPPGESIDVGNLCPYENVLSEKELPNNHGDMFRVEAGCQHSAKKVVRNRIPRGWELKYARRSFFPFWRSVLKARSCFKMIRLDDKRSLEGLEKSRGKSAGLGSSPILNPNLGLLGRAYQFSKHQPKRMFCSAALPLLKVLRNA; translated from the exons ATGGAGACAACACACAAGGAGGAAGCGAGGGCGGCTTCTAATGAAGTTGCACTTTCTGGACCAGTCATGGACGAGTGGGACCCATGGAATCCTCCCTATCCTCCATGCCGTCCTGCTCCCGATCTTGACTTGAAGTCTCATGCCCGGTTGGTCAGGGAG TGGTATCATGAAAGAAGTGAAATTATTGCTACATCAAGAAGAACCAACATAATCATTCCAGACCGTACTCCTTGG GAAGTGAATGAATCCTTCTACGAGGAACTTCCCAGCTTGTTGCCCATACTGGAAAAGGATAGCGTGAGGCGCTTCCTTCGCTTGTTCAGTCAAGTGGGGCTCAGCATGGGATGGGGTTTTATCATCACCCCACAAACCTTCACCCAGATGGTCAAGCAAAATGCTTTGAAATGTGCTAAAGTTGCCTTGGAGGGCAAGGCACCGGAGCTTACTCGGTTCCGTGCCAACCCCAACTGCATGAACCGTCATGGATATTTCCCTCTCCACCAAGCTGCTGAAATGTTTTCTGTTGACATGGTCAAGTTGCTCTTCAGCTATGGTGCATCAGCAAATGTACGCACTGCAGGAGCTCATATTGTTGAGGACCTACTCCCACTCCATGTTGCAGTTGAGAACACTTGCCTGCATAAGTATCTGGAGGACAATGCATTTCCGGACCAGGAGGATCTGGAAGACAGTCAGGCAAATCTAAACTACATTTGCAAGCTTATTCATCTGCTATGCCTACCTGAGATG AAAATCTTCTTGGATACGACTAGACTGCTCGCGGAAAATACTGATAATCTTGTTAATGAGCTCTGGAATTACATAAAGGATGGAAAACTTGTTCAGACTGCAGTTTTACTCTTGGCAGCTCAAGAGCAGATCCGTGGGGGACCATCCTGCAAGATTAATGGCAGTAGCAAGCCAGAAGGGTTTTCTATTAAATCATCCCGCAAGAAAAATGGCAATGGCAAGCAAGATGGGTTTTCTATTATCATAAACCGTATTCATACCCGCACAATTAACTTGGTGGTGCAGACAGAGAcgggtcaaaagaaaaagaaaaataagggGTTGGAGATGGAGAAAAAGCTTACTTCTGCTGCATTACTGCTTGTCCGTGCAATTCTCAAAGTTGGTGAAGACCTTGATGCATATATTCGATCACATCCAGAG GTGCCCCATAACATGCGTGTATCCCATAAAGAGGTACATGAACACGTCTCATCTATTCTCAAAGATGGTGGTTTTTATCCTCCTGGAGAAAGCATCGACGTTGGAAATCT CTGCCCCTATGAGAATGTATTGTCCGAAAAAGAGTTGCCTAACAACCATG GGGATATGTTCAGAGTCGAGGCGGGTTGTCAACATTCTGCAAAAAAG GTTGTGAGAAACAGGATACCTAGAGGATGGGAACTCAAATACGCACGGAGAAGTTTTTTCCCATTTTGGAGATCAGTTCTGAAAGCCAGGTCATGTTTTAAGATGATCCGATTAGATGACAAACGCAGTCTCGAAGGGCTTGAAAAGTCTCGGGGTAAATCAGCAGGTCTTGGATCTTCACCGATTCTGAATCCCAACCTTGGTCTGCTGGGAAGGGCTTATCAATTTAGTAAACATCAACCCAAAAGGATGTTTTGTAGTGCTGCATTGCCACTGCTGAAGGTGCTCAGAAATGCGTGA